TTGACAAGCATGGTGTTACCTCACAGCTGAGCCAGAACGAACTCCAGGACCTTGTAGAGTTCATGAAGGCACTGTAATCATCTTGGAAGGACGGGGGATTTTTGTCCCGCATTTAGTGCGGGTTCACGGAGGGGCGGCATGTATGTAGAGAGGACGCGTCCTCTACATCGCTGCCCCTTTCGTGTTTACAGGTTTCGGTAGGGCGGATTGTTATTCGAGCAGTTTTTTTATCCTCTTTCTTCCCCACAGACTTGTAGGGCCTACCACCACAAGATTGCGCCTCTCAGGTACGAATATCTCACGTACTACTGCAGACACCTCTTCCGGTGTTATGTTGTGCACCTTTTGGGCCTGAATCTCCGGCCTGTCCGGCTCCGCCGGCGCCATTAACAACTCCTCCGCCCCGAACCAGTTGGCCATGGCCAGCGGACTGTCCATGGTGAATTGCATCTGCCCAAAGACCCTTTCTTCTGTCCGCGCCAGTTCTTTCGGTGAGATGCCGCCTTCTACAAGTTTGTCTATCTCTCCCATTACGGCCATAACGGTCTTTTCGAAGTTTGCCTTTTTCGTAGACGTATATATGTCAATGGAACCTACGTCTGAAAAGAGTGTCGGGTAGGAGCTGATATCGTAGACCAGTCCCAGTCGCTCCCTCAGGTTGGATGAGAGCCTGGAGCTTATACCCCCTCCAAGGACGTCGGCAATGAGGAGCGTCACCAGGACTTTCGGGTGCTTGTACGGGTATGCCTTGTGGCAGAGCTTGAAGTGTGTCGTTTGTGAGGAGAGTTTTTTAAAGATACATTTTGGGGCCTTCTGTTCTACTATGAGTGGAGGTTTATTCGCGGTCAACTTGCCCTGGAACCCGCCGAATATGTCCTCTATCCAGCCTTTTGCGTCTTTCTTTTCGAAATTACCGCTTATACATAACACGACATTTTCCGGCACGAAGAAATTGCCATAATGTTCCTCCAGGTCTTCCTTTGATATGCCGGCGATGGTCTTCTTATCACCAAACGGCGCGTAGTCTCGTGCGTTCGTCTTCCACATGAGACCGTATGATATGTCGTCAAGACACACGTAGTCGCCCTTCTCGTCCATGAATAGGCTTGTTTCCTCCTGGATGATACGTTTCTCGGTGTTTAGGTCCTCTTCCCTGAAATTTCCTCCCAGGAGGATTGAACCAAGTATCTCAAGGGCCCTCCTGCAGTGCTTCTTGTGAGTCTGTATTATTATGGCGGAGTGTTCGGGAGAGGCATACGCGTCTACCTCTCCACCTATGTCGTCCACGGCCTGCAACAGCCCGAGTGAACCCTCAAAGCCCCGTGGTCCCCTGAAAAGCATGTGTTCCAGGAGGTGCGAGAGGCCCAGTTTCTCGTCCTTCTCGTAGCGGGCCCCGGTCCCGACGTAAGCCTCGGCCACGATTGAGTGTATGTGCGGCATGTGTATAAAAAGGATGCGGAGCCCGTTTTGGAGTGCTTCTTTCTCGTAGGTGTACATGTTTGTTTAGGGAAGGACGCTGACCTTTCTGCCTTCTATCTTTAGTCTGCCCTGTTGGAAGAGACGTATGGCCTCTGGATAGGCCGCACATTCTTCCTCAAAGACCCTTTCTGCCAGAGACTCCGGCGTGTCGTCGTCTCTGACGGATATGACCCGCTGGAGGATGATAGGCCCGTTATCATACGTGTTGTCCGCGAAATGCACGGTGCAGCCTGAGACCTTCACGCCATTGTTGAGCACGGCCTCATGTACCTTCTTACCCCACAGACCCTTTCCGCAGAACGAGGGTATCAGGGCTGGGTGGATGTTCATGACCCTGCCCGCATATTTCTCAGGGATTGTGTACAGGCAGTTAAACCCCGCCATGATTACAAGGTCTACCCTGTATTTGTCCAGCTCCGCGGTGATTTCGGTGCTGAATTCCTCTGCGTCCCCGTATTTTTTTCTCTCGACCACGGCCGTGGGTATACCGTGGCCCTTTGCCTTATCCAGGCCAAAGGCGTCCGTGCGGCTGCTGACGACCACCTCTATCCGGGCGTCAAGCGACACCTGCTCTATTTTTTCAATAATGTTCTGAAGTGTTCTGCCGGTACCGGAGAGAAGGACGGCGAGATGTATTGGCCCCTGCATGTCTCTAGTGCCTGAAAACGTTTCTTTGTAAAGGTCAATGGGAACAAGGGTTATTCTATCAGTCCCAACTGAAAAAGCAACGCCTTTTGCCGGATGTACCATACCCGAAAAAGGGACTGCCTGCGGTTTGCGGCCGGCCCCGGTAGTTTTTGCGCATATTTATTAGAATTGATTAAGCGCGGGGTATAAGTAAAATGGCATTAATATGAAGGGCCGGGCTTAACGTGAACTCTATTTATTTGGCTTAAAAAACCTTTTTCTGCACGAAGGGGACATTGTAATGAAAAAGGACACGGCTGTTTTCGTTTTTCTCATATTGTTAATCATACAGGTCCTTTATTGTGAGAATACGTATGCTGCCTCGGAGTCATCGGGGCCTGAAGCTGCGGGTGAGGTGTCTCAAGGGGTTGTGGATGACTATTATGGAGAACTTACAGGGGGTTTGTTGAATTGGATGAAAACAAATGGCGCCGTTCTTAACAAACAGCCGGGATGCACGGTGCCTGAACCGGGTCCAATCGCCGAGCCGCCGCCTTCTCCGCCAAAAGGTCTGTCGAAGGATATGGAGAGTCTTTTTCGCGACTATTATGCCGGTGGAAACATGCTGGCGGAGATTGATAAGATCTACGGTGCTGACCTTCCAACCGACATAAAGTTCATGGAGCTGCAGGAAAAGGGCACCCTCCTTATTGAAAAGGGTTACGTTGGAAAGAAGAAGGAGGGGTGGCTTGCGGGCACCATGGGCCGTCTGAAGCAGGTCGTCGAGAAGGCGTCTTCTTTACAATCCGGGGAGCAGGAGAAATCAGCCGTCAAGAGAGAAGACCTGCCGTCTTCAGGACTGACGGTTTATAGAATAGTCGATAAAGACTACGATTCGGAAGGCCAGAGCGGGCGGCTGACGGTGACGCTCCGGTTGGGAGGGGGAAAGGCGCTTTCTGAGGAAGTGCCGGAGAAGATGATTGAGATGCAGCTGCCCGGCAGCGGTGAGTGGATTCCCCTGGTGGAGGGGGAAGACATTCCAGAGGGTACCCGGATCTATACAGGTAACGGACATACAATTCTTCAAGACGGGGACGGCAATTTCTACAAAATTCCTCCTATGACCAAGGTGGACGTGGGGGAGGACCAGCACCTCAGATATAAGGCTGACAAAGAAGAGATTGAGTCCGATTAACCCTGTGTTCAGGCGAATTGACAGGGGCTGGCGGAAGACCGTATCCAATACTAATACTGTTATGGGGTTACAAGAGACGGCCTAAGCGCTTGCTTTAGTTTGTATAATCTGATAAACTTCTTTTAGGAAGCTCTGGCCTGTGCGTGTATGAGGAACACGGGGTTTGAACCGACACTTCAAACCGAGGGAGCTCGACTCAAGAGGCCATATGCCGGCCGTTATGGCCGACAGAAAGACGTTCTTGGCGGCTCCCACTTAAGAGATGCGGGTTCTCGATATCCTACTCCTCTCACGGCAGGTTGGAGCTTTTTTTAGGCCAGGATACGACACGGCGACATTACCCTGGACGACAAGGTATGGAACTGTTTGACCTCAACAATGCCGGAAAGGTAGACCCCCCCCCTGATGCCCCCCTCGCCGTAAGGATGCGCCCCAGGAAGATAGAGGAATTCGCGGGGCAGTCACATTTCTTCGGACCCGGCAAATTGCTGCGGCGCATGCTCAAGGCCGACAGGTTGTGCTCCCTCCTGCTTTACGGCCCTCCGGGCACGGGAAAGACCGCACTGGCGCACGTGATAGCAAACACCACGAGGGCCCATTTCGAGGAGATAAACGCCACCACCTCCAGCGTAAAGGACGTCCGTCGGATTATAGTGGAGGCGAAGGACAGACAGTTCAGACTGAAAAAAAAGACTATTCTCTTTGTCGACGAGCTTCACCATTTTAACCGCACCCAACAAGACATATTGCTGCCGGACGTGGAAAAGGGGACAGTTATACTCATAGGCGCAACCGTGCACAACCCTTACTTTGCCATTAATTCCCCCATCATCTCACGCTCCCAGATATTCCAGTTTGAACCCCTTTCCGGAGACGACATAAAGTTGCTGATTAAGAAGGCGCTTGCCGATAAAGAGCGTGGTCTGGGCAACTTCAAGGTCAAGATGGAAGAAGACGCCCTGGAACATCTGGCCGGGATGTCGGATGGAGACGCCCGCCGGGCACTCAACGCGCTCGAGGTGGGTGTACTGTCGGCTGAGCCGGACAGCCGGGGTATAATTCACTATGACCTTGAGGTGGCCGAGGAATCCATCCGCAGGAAGGCCATTG
The Candidatus Bathyanammoxibius amoris DNA segment above includes these coding regions:
- a CDS encoding insulinase family protein, which encodes MYTYEKEALQNGLRILFIHMPHIHSIVAEAYVGTGARYEKDEKLGLSHLLEHMLFRGPRGFEGSLGLLQAVDDIGGEVDAYASPEHSAIIIQTHKKHCRRALEILGSILLGGNFREEDLNTEKRIIQEETSLFMDEKGDYVCLDDISYGLMWKTNARDYAPFGDKKTIAGISKEDLEEHYGNFFVPENVVLCISGNFEKKDAKGWIEDIFGGFQGKLTANKPPLIVEQKAPKCIFKKLSSQTTHFKLCHKAYPYKHPKVLVTLLIADVLGGGISSRLSSNLRERLGLVYDISSYPTLFSDVGSIDIYTSTKKANFEKTVMAVMGEIDKLVEGGISPKELARTEERVFGQMQFTMDSPLAMANWFGAEELLMAPAEPDRPEIQAQKVHNITPEEVSAVVREIFVPERRNLVVVGPTSLWGRKRIKKLLE
- the purN gene encoding phosphoribosylglycinamide formyltransferase, producing the protein MQGPIHLAVLLSGTGRTLQNIIEKIEQVSLDARIEVVVSSRTDAFGLDKAKGHGIPTAVVERKKYGDAEEFSTEITAELDKYRVDLVIMAGFNCLYTIPEKYAGRVMNIHPALIPSFCGKGLWGKKVHEAVLNNGVKVSGCTVHFADNTYDNGPIILQRVISVRDDDTPESLAERVFEEECAAYPEAIRLFQQGRLKIEGRKVSVLP
- a CDS encoding replication-associated recombination protein A encodes the protein MELFDLNNAGKVDPPPDAPLAVRMRPRKIEEFAGQSHFFGPGKLLRRMLKADRLCSLLLYGPPGTGKTALAHVIANTTRAHFEEINATTSSVKDVRRIIVEAKDRQFRLKKKTILFVDELHHFNRTQQDILLPDVEKGTVILIGATVHNPYFAINSPIISRSQIFQFEPLSGDDIKLLIKKALADKERGLGNFKVKMEEDALEHLAGMSDGDARRALNALEVGVLSAEPDSRGIIHYDLEVAEESIRRKAIVYDRDGDAHYDAASAFIKSMRGGDPDAALYWMAKMIEAGEDVRFIARRVVIFASEDVGNADPMALVLANAALGALEFVGMPEARIPLAQVVTYVACAPKSNAAYLAIEEAQKDVREERTMAVPGHLRDANYPGAAALGHGKGYKYPHNYKEQWVEQEYIPQKKHYYKPKKVGAESEIKARLEKWRKETDRDNSEEKGR